The following DNA comes from Halalkaliarchaeum sp. AArc-CO.
CGGGCCGGACGCGACTGTCGGCCCGAACGCGTACGTCCGCGGTGCGACTGCCATCGGCGCCGGTGCCCACGTCGGCCACGCCGTCGAGATCAAAAACAGCGTCCTGATGTCGGGGGCGACCGCCGGCCACTTGACGTACGTCGGAGACAGCGTGATCGGCCGGGACGTCAACTTCGGCGCCGGAACGACGGTCGCCAACCTGCGTCACGACGGCGAGGACGTTCGCGTGACCGTCAAAGGGGACCGTATCTCGACCGGTCGACGGAAGTTCGGTGTCGTCTGCGGGGACGACGTCAAAACGGCGATCGACACCAGCATCAATGCCGGGGTGGTTCTCTCGGAAGGCGCAACGACGACACCCGGCGAGAACGTCCTCAAAGACCGGTGAGCGGTCGCAATCAGTCTTCGTCCGGCTCCAGTTTTCCGGCGAGCACTTTTGCGGCGGTCAACACCGGATCCCACACCGGACTGAACGGCGGCGCGTACGACAGATCTAGTTGCTCGAGTTCCGGAACCGTCAGTCCGGCGGACAGTGCAGTCGCCACGGTATCGATCCGCTTTGCTGCGCCTTCCTCGCCGACCATGCTCGCCCCGAGCACCCGGTTCGTCGTCGCGTCCGCGACCATCGTGACCTGCAACTCGGCGCCACCGGGGTAGTAGTGAGCCCGCGTGGGTGCCGATATCGTCACTGACACGGGATCGAACCCGCTGGATCGCGCCCGTTCGGGGTCGATCACGCCGGTGCGGGCCACTTCGAGGTCGAACGCTTTCAGCACGGCCGTGCCGGCGATCTTGCCCACGGCGGTTGCATCGCCAGCGAGCGTCGACCCGATTGCACGACCCGCCCGGTTCGCCGTCAACGCGAGGGGAACGTGGTCCGGCTCCCCGGTGACGACGTGGCGGGCCTCCGCACAGTCGCCAGCCGCGTACACGCCTTCGACGTTCGTCTTCCCGTGCTCGTCGGTCGCGATCGCACCCGTAGGGCCGGTCTCAATTCCTGCCTTCTCGGCGATCTCGACGTTCGGAACCACGCCGACGCCGACGAGCGCGAGATCCACCGGGAAGCGATCTTCCCCGGCCTCGACTGCACCGATCGCGTCGCCATTGCCGAACCCGTCGTCGGCGTCCCCGGCGTCGGTCTCTACTGCCGAGCGGGGCAGGAAGCCGTCGACGCCCGTATTGAGGTGGAGCCGGATCCCCTGTTCACGGAGGTGGTCCTCGACGACTTCCGCGGCGTCGCTACCGAACGGCTGGAGAACGTGTGGGAGCATCTCGAAGAGGTGTACCCCCAGCCCGTGGTGGGCGAACGCCTCTGCCATCTCGATACCGACGTACCCCCCACCGACGATCG
Coding sequences within:
- a CDS encoding FAD-dependent oxidoreductase, which produces MDDTTAEVPGAADENPVVIVGGDAAGMSAASKLKRERPDREVIVFEKGDWVSYGACGLPYYIKGEVESLDDLVSIPPEKFRSERGIDLRTNHEVIEIDPDDRTVTVEPLGNEDTETFVQPYGELLIATGARAVEPPFSGMDLDGVFTLHEMDAAREIRTFLGLDPGDEPDHDAVAIVGGGYVGIEMAEAFAHHGLGVHLFEMLPHVLQPFGSDAAEVVEDHLREQGIRLHLNTGVDGFLPRSAVETDAGDADDGFGNGDAIGAVEAGEDRFPVDLALVGVGVVPNVEIAEKAGIETGPTGAIATDEHGKTNVEGVYAAGDCAEARHVVTGEPDHVPLALTANRAGRAIGSTLAGDATAVGKIAGTAVLKAFDLEVARTGVIDPERARSSGFDPVSVTISAPTRAHYYPGGAELQVTMVADATTNRVLGASMVGEEGAAKRIDTVATALSAGLTVPELEQLDLSYAPPFSPVWDPVLTAAKVLAGKLEPDED